TCCCAAGAAGAAGGAAAAAAAAGAAGAAAAAAAAAAGATGAGCTGAAGCTCAGTCATGAGCTCGATCGTGGTACCAATTTACACAGGTAATTTTTCTCAACACAAAATAAAAATACAAGAAGTAAATATAGTAAATTACAATAAAGTTACTAACCAAATTTCAGTTTACAAATACATCATTTACACAATATCTTACACATTTAAGGACAAATATTAACAAATTAGGACAAATTAATATCCACATGCCATCTGTCACAATAATTTTACCATAATACCCTTCACTACATATCAATTGCTACTATCGACGATAGCATAGTAGCACACTGCCGAGTAGCATAGTAGCACACTGCCGAGTAGCACAGTAGCACATTGGGTGCTACTATCAAGTAGCACAGTATCACCCGATAAAACGGTGTTATTTTAGGCAATTCTCCGGAATCAAACAAAGCTGCTAATGTTGCGATATGAGACCTTTATAAAGCTGCTACTGTTGTTATTAGAAACTTTCTGCTATTGACGACGAAATGGCTATTACTACCGTAAATCTAACTGCTAATGTCGACTTCTACTACCAATCTGCCTGCTACTGCCTACTATTGATAGAAAAGTGTGCTACTACCGGTGCTATATTGCAATTTTTTTCGGCATTTCTTCGGAATCAAACAAAGCTGTTACTGTCGATTAAAGAATCTGCTACTATCAACTCTAAAGCTGCTACTATTGACTCGAAAGCTCCTATTTCCCATACATAATTATACTAACCGAGCCACAATCCTAATAAATCACCGATGACAACTACAAATTCAAAGCTTTTAGCAACAGATTCAATTTCCTCTTTAACAATCGTGATTTAGAGTAATAAGAGATTTGTTCAAAATAGGAAAAACAAAACAAAAAAAACAAAAGAAAAATTAGAAAAATGTCACAAGCACAGTAGCTTACCTTATAAGCCTAAAGANNNNNNNNNNNNNNNNNNNNNNNNNNNNNNNNNNNNNNNNNNNNNNNNNNNNNNNNNNNNNNNNNNNNNNNNNNNNNNNNNNNNNNNNNNNNNNNNNNNNNNNNNNNNNNNNNNNNNNNNNNNNNNNNNNNNNNNNNNNNNNNNNNNNNNNNNNNNNNNNNNNNNNNNNNNNNNNNNNNNNNNNNNNNNNNNNNNNNNNNNNNNNNNNNNNNNNNNNNNNNNNNNNNNNNNNNNNNNNNNNNNNNNNNNNNNNNNNNNNNNNNNNNNNNNNNNNNNNNNNNNNNNNNNNNNNNNNNNNNNNNNNNNNNNNNNNNNNNNNNNNNNNNNNNNNNNNNNNNNNNNNNNNNNNNNNNNNNNNNNNNNNNNNNNNNNNNNNNNNNNNNNNNNNNNNNNNNNNNNNNNNNNNNNNNNNNNNNNNNNNNNNNNNNNNNNNNNNNNNNNNNNNNNNNNNNNNNNNNNNNNNNNNNNNNNNNNNNNNNNNNNNNNNNNNNNNNNNNNNNNNNNNNNNNNNNNNNNNNNNNNNNNNNNNNNNNNNNNNNNNNNNNNNNNNNNNNNNNNNNNNNNNNNNNNNNNNNNNNNNNNNNNNNNNNNNNNNNNNNNNNNNNNNNNNNNNNNNNNNNNNNNNNNNNNNNNNNNNNNNNNNNNNNNNNNNNNNNNNNNNNNNNNNNNNNNNNNNNNNNNNNNNNNNNNNNNNNNNNNNNNNNNNNNNNNNNNNNNNNNNNNNNNNNNNNNNNNNNNNNNNNNNNNNNNNNNNNNNNNNNNNNNNNNNNNNNNNNNNNNNNNNNNNNNNNNNNNNNNNNNNNNGAGAGAGAGAGAGATATATATATATATATATATATATATATTATATGGTATTAATTGTAATTCTGTTGTGAAGTTGGGTATTTTGGTCATTTAGCAGAGAAAAATCGGATTAGGCTTGGTACCATAGATTATGGGCCTCGGGCTTTTGTCCTAATTTGTACAAAAATTATCAAAAATGGGTTTTTTGTGTTTTTAAATTTGATCGTGTGTTACTATGTAATTTTCTAAAGTAAATAACGGGATATTGAGACTAATCACATTCCTAATAAAAAAACAATAACTACCTTCCTAAGATAAACCGTTGACTCGCTCCAACACTCAACATGCCGGCCAAAATTCCGCACAAGAAAATATGTTTAATAAGTTCGTAGTTCATGTGAATTTTTCAAAAATAAAAAAGGGTAAATCATACTTCATACGTGCCTTGTATATAAATACAACCACACAATTCAATAGTATAATCGACTACAGGAAGTCAACTGATACCTGCGACGTTCTGTGGATGAATGGTTGTTATGAAACGGCATCTTGGCACCACATGTACGACACGGCCGCAGATTCTTGAACCAAATCCAATTTGGAGTTGAGTTCTTAAACACAAGTTTTTGCTTGATCGAATCATATTCATAGTTAAGACTTAAAAGTGACAAATATTCACTATGGAACCCTTTTTCATCGTGTAGCACCAGATGTCTTTGTTGGTCTTTGTTTTCCTCTTTCAACATTGTCATTTTGCAGTGGTTCGTAAATTTACAGTGAAAAAGAAGAATCTTTTCTAGTTAATCCTATGAAACGAATACCAAAGTCCCAGAGCACCTGTTATTCGATCCCGTGATTGAAAAGCCACGAAGTTTGGCCCAAAAAAGATTACATAATACATATTATAGAATATAATCAGGTACAAACTTATTCAGCCATTGCCAGAGGAAATCTGGAATTCCAGAAACCCTTTTTGCCCAAATCTCTCTTCATAAACACCCTTGTCTTTCACTCTTTCCTTCTCTGTTTTCCAGTTTTCATTCCCAAAGTCTTCGTCTTTTTGTTCACTTATCTTTGAGATTCTTCCATTGCTGCCATTCTGAGATAGAAGCTCGCAAACCCTTTTGAATCAGGTACTTAAAAACTTATAAACCTTTTCCCTATTTCCCTTGCTTGTCAATCACTAGAAGCTTTGTGATTTCGGGTTTTCTTCAAATTTCTATTTTTGTTTTGTTAACTGTTCAGCTCCTATCTAGTTTAATTTAATATGGTTCAGATGCTTAAAGTTGTGTTCGAGGAATCTGGAACTGTATGCACAATCTGGGAACCGGAAAGTTTTACATTTGGTGGTTTGTGCATAAAGAAATAGTTCAGAACCAATGAATTATAGTTCTTTCTCTTTTCTCCTTTTCTGCTTTTGAAGATTTGGGTTCTTTAGTGGAGAGCACACGTCTTTAAAGAAATAAGATACGACTGCACTTTTGGCTTTTGAATTGTATGAAACTATGAACCCCTTCCTGAATAAGATTCTGCTCGAGTTTGATTTGATGTGGTAAAAATCTTTAGATTGGGTCCCCAATACACTAGTTTTTACCCTCTAGAGGTATAAGGAGCAGAACTTTAACCTTATGAAATTGCCTTTGAATCAAAATAGAGTTTACTGTATAAATTTTAAGAACAGATAGAATTAAGTGAATTAGAATTGATTTCACCTATTGTTTGTCATCTTCAGTGTATGGGCCCCAGTTAGGCGTTTGAAGAACTTGTTCTGATTTGTTTGGTTCTGGGATTAACTTTTGATTCCATTAGTTGGTAACAAGTCTTATACTGGACCTTTATCTTTGGTTGTATTATGATATGAGAAAGAGAACTGGACTATAGCAATTTAGATTATATGAAGGTATTGTTGAAAAGCTAATCAAATTATTATGTGAAGTATGATAATTAAAGTTCTGTACTGGTAGCTGTACTGCTCGAGTCCTTCTATGCTTACATTCTAGGTCTTCCACATTACCAGGCTTCATAGCTTGTAAGGAAAACGATTCTAAACTATAGTTCACATTAATCTTGTAAGTTATAAGTGTACACTATACATGAATCGTGAATATGGCCTATTCTACTTGTATTGAATATCACAGACAGACTCGGTCCAATTTCATTTTTACATTTTCTTATTTGAGGGCAGTACCTGGTGAAGAAGCATAGTGTTTAGACTTCTCCAGTTGTTTAAATGACATCATTGAACGGCTCTATTGTACTAATAAACAAATTCATCAAATAATGGATTTGCTTAAAGCTATAGGTTGTATTATTGTTGCATTCGGTGGACATCTTGAATTAGTTTGGTTCCTTCTTCTTGTCATGAGCTTGCTTCAAGACGCTATCAAGGGAGTTCAAATGTATTTTGCTTTTCTTAGGTTTGATTTCTTATAAGTTCCATACGTTTTTATCATCATCAAAAGTAGAGTAGGTTGCAAACTTGGTGTCTGCTTAGGAAGTACAAATTATGAATTGTCAACATTAGCAGCAGCAGTAATTGCATCATATTCACTACCGCTTTTGTTTTTCCCCTTTCATTACCATTCTTTCGAATTTAATGTTCCCATTAACTTTGGTGATTACTTTCTGATTCTACTTTTGTTACTCTTGAAGTCACCACAAGAGAAACATAGCCCTGCGATTATGGATGGAGCAGGGTACCGAGGTACTAACCCTGAACCTAGAAGAAGTAAATCCAGTAGTCCCATTTCTTGTTCAAGTGTGTCTGGTGCTCAGCCAATAGATGATGAACTTGAAGACGAGTCTGTGTCTGAGGTGGGAGATATTGGGGACCGAGCTCTTCACAGCAACAGGAACAGTCCCAGTCACACCTTCAATGACTTGTATGGAGAAGATGTTTTATTGCCATCCTATGGATTTTGGTGTCGTGATAATACTGCATCTCGGACTATCCCCACTGTGCCTTTGTCAGAAGAATTCATATCTCAAACCATTGATGTGGTAGTACGCAATGCAGATAAAAAACAAGTGAGCTTTCGGTTAATATGTTCTTGTTGCACACAGATCTTTTATGTCCTTGAACATGGACAGGATGGTTGGTCTGCCTGTCTATTGATCAATAGATAGCAGAAAGTCAAAAATGTTGAGTTTGTTTCATAAGATCTTGTCAGACTATTTAAATAACTTCAAATTATTGTTTCTTCATATGCAGGAAAATACAAATCAGTTGCCAAAGTGGTTGGAGTATGGTTCATGTATGACACATTTAGCTGTCTTTGGTATTCTTGGGGTAACACACTTGACTCTTGTTTCTTGTGCATGACGAAATTTCATTTTTGTTTGAATTTGATATTCATTGAGTTCATAGCTGGCTTTGGCATTTATATTAGGAAAAAAGAAAAGACAAAAAAGCTGGATCTTCAGATACTAATGCAACCTTTGCAGCTACCATATATATTCCGTCCTGTATAGTTAAATAGATCTTCAAATACTTGCGCAACTAAATCTTATCCTGCATCAAAAGTTTTGTTCTTGCTAAAAGTAGTTTTCATTAGAAAGACTCTGTTCAAACATTTTGGATATCTGTTTCTTGACAAGAGATAATATGACATTGTAGTATCTTGCAATTTATTTCATTTGAAGAAACCTTCTTGCCAAATATATTATTTGAAATGCTACAGAATGCAGGTCTTGACGAGGTATCTACTGCAAAAACTGTTTGGCCCAGGAGTTTCTGGTGTGACAAGTGACCAAACAATTCTCTACCTTGATCTTCCTTCTAATATGGTATCTCTCTCTCTCTCTCTCACTATACTTCATTGTTCTTCAAAATAGTGTATTGATATGGATAATGCTGGGTGATGTATTAATACGTTTTTGTTTTCCTAATGCAATTTTGTAGGTTGGTTCTTTCTTGATGGGATGGTGGGGTGTTGTTTTCAAAGCAGATATAGCCTATATATCAGATTTTTTGGCCATTGGATTGTCAACTGGTTATCTAGGAAGTCTTACTACCTTCAGTGGTTGGAACCAGAAAATGCTTGAACTCAGTGTTCAAGGCCATTGGCTTTTTGCTCTGCTTGGCTTTTTAATAGGTAAAACACCAATTCCGTTAGAAAATGCTACAGTATATGTGTAGATGGCACTGGCAAGCGCATATTCAAATTTTGTTGGAATCAGACTTTGAGCCTATTTGAAACTTACCCATGGAGAAAATCCATCTAGGTCCATTCACTTAGCTGATATGAGCTTCTCTGCATATACTTGATGTCAGGTTTATTTCTTGCTGCATACTCTATTATTTTTGGGATAGAGACAGCTAAGGGTTTCAGGCAGCTTATTAAAAGGTGTGTAGGGTCTGACATTGCTAGCTCTAGAAAGACCTGGAGGGTTGGCAGTTACAAGCGTCACTTGGCAGTTTGGACAGTGTTGCTGGTGATGCTAGGTTGCCTATGGAGTGTGAGTGGAATCTTGGTGCAGGAGGAGTTCAGAAGTGACAGCAGTGACACACATCTATGGTTGGCCTGCATCGTTGGACCTGTAGGTGTGTGGATCAGGTGGTTCTTAGCTCGATTGAATGGACGTGGATTAGGAAAGACACAGTTGTTGAAATGGGTTCCATTTGGTACTCTAATTGCAAATGTTTCGGCAGCTTGTATCATGGCAGCACTTGCTACTATGAAGAAAGAGGTGAGGTCTTGTAATCTGCTTTCTGTCGAGACCCGCACCATGATTATGTCCTCTTTACTTTTTAAATTTTCTGCCATCCTGTCATACTTGAAAAGCTCACAGTTTTACATATATCTGTCACATTATAAATTGCTCTCCAAGTTATTTGCAATGGTTATTCATCTTTGTTTGTTATCTTCTGGTTTGTTTTGTACTTTTGTTTATTTTTAATATTAATTTTTCATTTTAGGGTCTGTATATTCTTGAAGTTTAATCTCTTCCAAGATCTGCTAAAAGAATTACCTTTCTATTATCCATTAGTCGAGTTCCTTTTTCATGATCTTCCTACTTGCTAATACTTCATGATCTTCCTTTTTCAAATGCTTTGAGTTCCTGATTGTTATAGAGCTCGCTAACTCTGTTTCTGTTTCTCTAGGTGAATACCAAGACTTGCGATATCATTGCAAATGGACTGCAACTCGGTTTTTTGGGTTGCCTGAGTACTGTGTCTACCTTCATTTCTGAATTCAATGCAATGAGAGAAAGTAAACACTCTTGGAGAGCATATACATATGCCATGGTTACGATATGTGCCTCGTTTTGTTTGGGGACCCTAATATTTTCATTACCAGTTTGGGCAAAGGGTTACAGATAGCACATTTTCATGTTGCTAGGACAGCCTCTTCACGTCTCGATCCA
The window above is part of the Fragaria vesca subsp. vesca linkage group LG2, FraVesHawaii_1.0, whole genome shotgun sequence genome. Proteins encoded here:
- the LOC101295675 gene encoding UPF0695 membrane protein C977.11/PB8B6.06c-like yields the protein MDGAGYRGTNPEPRRSKSSSPISCSSVSGAQPIDDELEDESVSEVGDIGDRALHSNRNSPSHTFNDLYGEDVLLPSYGFWCRDNTASRTIPTVPLSEEFISQTIDVVVRNADKKQENTNQLPKWLEYGSCMTHLAVFGILGVLTRYLLQKLFGPGVSGVTSDQTILYLDLPSNMVGSFLMGWWGVVFKADIAYISDFLAIGLSTGYLGSLTTFSGWNQKMLELSVQGHWLFALLGFLIGLFLAAYSIIFGIETAKGFRQLIKRCVGSDIASSRKTWRVGSYKRHLAVWTVLLVMLGCLWSVSGILVQEEFRSDSSDTHLWLACIVGPVGVWIRWFLARLNGRGLGKTQLLKWVPFGTLIANVSAACIMAALATMKKEVNTKTCDIIANGLQLGFLGCLSTVSTFISEFNAMRESKHSWRAYTYAMVTICASFCLGTLIFSLPVWAKGYR